The Ipomoea triloba cultivar NCNSP0323 chromosome 4, ASM357664v1 DNA segment TAGTATGTTGATCCTGCATTTCCTTAGAAGCAAAGAATAGATCTTTCTAGTGGTTATTTAGATTATTACCAAGACTATATATATTCagttttagtttatattttcgATATTTAGGttaatttgatcattttgaccAAACCCTTCAATGTTATCATGTCAACACATCACCTTTCAGCCTTGCAAGGTGCATGAAATGCAGTGAACTGACGTCACACTCTCACAGATGactatgaaaattgaaattttttttatttttcattttttatattaacaaGTGGCAAGTTATATTGATACTCTATAACTTGAAATTGTTGGATAATGGATATATGTGGATGGATTGTTAACACTAGTAATGAAACTATCCAATTGACTAAATATTGAAAACATAGAGGCTAAATTTGTATCTTTTCCattgttattttcttttgatgtgaaatgtctttgtattttatagaataGAATGTTCAAATCAATTCACTGCATCTGATGCCTTTATCTACTTGTACACAGGTGCTAGTGTGTGGGGACATCCGTGGAAATGTTTTGCTGTTTCCTTTGAAAAAGAATCTACTATATAACTCACCTATAACTTTAGAAGAGGATGTATCTCCACTGGCTTTTTTCAAAGGAGCTCATGGAATATCAACAGTTTGTAGTGTTTCAATTGTTGGCTCTAGTCCAAGTCAACTTGATATACATTCTGTATGGCCCTCTTATTTGAGATTCCTCTCCTGCCTTCACTTTGTCTGTGATTATAAATAGCTTTGTATATCACTAAAAGAATATTCTTTCATTCTATATTCACTATTTTGTTatctgtattttttaaaaaatttcagaCTGGAGGAGATGGATGCATATGCTACTTTGAATATGATAGAAATCAAAAGAATTTAGAATTCACAGGAATCAAGCAAGTGAAAGAACTAAGCACTGTACAATCAGTCTACTCCAATGCTGACTACAATAACAAATTGCCAAGTGGTAGCTATGCTATAGGTTTTGCATCGTCAGAGTTTATAATATGGAATTTAAGTTCTGAAAGAAAGGTAATCCCCCCTCCCTCCCTCTCCTCCTCACCCCTCAACATTTAGATTTCTCCTTTGTAAACTCCGTCTCCTACATTGTGTGTTGGAACAGGTTGTACAAATATTATGTGGTGGATGGCGGCGTCCTCATTCATATTATCTTGGTCATTCTCCTGAGATGAAGAATTGCTTTGCATTTGTGAAGGTTTTTTCTGTTTCCATGCTCTACTTTATTCATGTTCCATAAAGGGTTCTGAACCAAGAAAGAAGTTAAACTCCTGATCTGGATTACTCACAAGTGCCTGGAAAAGTAGAATTGAACTGTATACTTGTATGAGctcacacccaaaaaaaaaaaaaaggaacctTTATAAATGTATGATCACCATTTTTTGGGGTCTGATGAGTATTCATGTTTAACACTTGTAATGTGGGACTATGCAGGATGgaatcatttatattcataggTACTGGGTGGAAGAGAATGACAGGGAGATGTACCCAAAAAATTTGCATTTGCAGTTCCATGGGAGGGAGATACATTCCTTAAGTTTCATTCATCCGGATCCATCATACAGTCCAAATGGGAAACAGAGTTACATTTCTGAATCTAGCTGGATTGCAACAGGTTGTGAAGATGGAACTGTGCGACTGACAAGGTGCAATAGCttcatttgttattttgttaGACATCTTGttttatattgaaattatttccaaccttgaatttttattatcaaCTTCCCCAAGTAGTTTGTGGTTCTTGCAATGCTGGGAGACATCTCATTTTacattactactactactacaagtTAAGTCTGCTAACATCTGTCTTCCCCATACCTGCATGACTTGGGCCTGTATGCAATGCttagaactttttaaaagtttagctGCAATAGAAAACTGTGCAAAAGAAATTATCAACTTGGGATTTCAACTGCTATTAAATGTGTCAATGGTGTTGTTGCAATTTGATGACCATGTAACTCTCAGGTATGAAGCAGAAACTGAGAGTTGGTTAACTTCCATGCTACTTGGAGAACATGTTGGTGGATCGGCTGTGAGATCAATATGCTCTCTTTCGAAGATTCATAGAATAATGCTGAAGGCAACTGATAAGTCGGAAAGGGTGCAACAACAAATGGGAAACTTGGAAGACCAAGAAAATCTTTTATTACTGATATCAGTAGGTGCAAAAAGGGTAATTACCGCATGGAAACAAAAAATTAGGTCAATAGACCAAAGGATAGAATCCCAGTACTGCAAACATGATAACAGAGATGGAAGTACATCTCATGGTTCATCATCCAAAAAATTCTCACCTCCGTTATTCCAGTGGCTTTCTAGTGATATGCCTACTAGAAATAACAATGGCATACGTGAAAACATTCCGAAGATAATTGGAGCAGTAAAAAATGACCAACCATTTCCATCAAAAGACAGTCAGATAGAATCAAAATCTTACCTTCTAGATAGATCTGAAAATGATTGGAGATATCTGGCAGTTACTGCATTCCTTGCTAAAGGATCAGACTCAAGGTCAGTAAATCAACACTTAGCACCTTGTTTAACACTCTTTTGTATAAGttactttaatttgaaataacTGAACTTTGTTCTGTCTTCAGGACCACGGTTTGCTTCATAGTTGTTGCCTCTTCAGATGCTACACTTTCATTACGGGCTCTGATATTACCGCATCGACTCTGGTATACACAGTTGTCTTTTCCTTTGCTACTTctgagttttttctttttccccctTACACTTTGCAGAATCAGGATGGACCTGCATGTCTTTAGTCCTGTCTTAACTTGTTTTGCTTCCTTATTATTCAATAATTGTTAGGTTTGATGTTGCTCTGCTGACTCCCTTATCATCTCCAGTTCTAGCTTTGCAGCACATCATTGTTCCCAGGCATTTGCTATCTGAAGGTTAGTTCAGCACAAGCCTACTGCAAccacttctttttttctttttttttttggccttgTGAAATCTTTATGAACTTGTTCAGGAAACAGATCATTTTGGTTAATTCTccaaaattttggaaaaacagTGGAACAATAGAGAATGtgttcaagttatttatttttctccaaTGTGGAAAATGCTCCCTTGTATTCCAGTTTCCCAACTTTCTTTCAAAGTGGAAAAGGGAGGTGAACAATACTTTATAAGCTGTTCACCTATGTTGTGTTCTGTAGTCTTCCTCCATGGAACTGGATGGCAAGAACACAAGTGTTCCACCAACctgttctttttcttctttttggtaTATATCTGGATATTCCAACAATGACATGTTTTACATTCTTGGTGGGGAGTTCTGCAAGTCTTTCCttctgtttttattaataaaattttggtgaTTGCAATCTTGGTTGTGCAGAGAACATTCAGATTGGAGATCTTTATATGGTAATTAGTGGATCAACAGATGGAAGTATTGCACTTTGGGATCTCACTGATCATGTTGAAAACTTTATGCAACTATTATCAACCCTTGAAATGGAAAAGGGTATAGATAACCAGAAAAGACCGCGCACAGGTAGAGGAAGTCAAGGTGGACGATGGTGGAGATCTCTTGGTAGTCATGCCTCCAAGAAAAGACCAGGTGGTGAGCAGTTGAGTGATCCTTCTTTGAGAGAAAAAGGGGAAAACAGTTCATCTTTAACAACAAAAAAGGCAAACGACGCATCTTTACAAAATTATGATGCAGATTGTCTAGCTGGATGTTTCCATACTAAGCAAAGTAGGCATGTTTCTTCTGAAGGTAATCATAACGCATCACTCCATAGAAAAGAGAAAACAGATGTCTCATCCCTGGATATATGTGAAATAGGCCCCTTGCATGTCTTTAACGATATGCACCAGTCAGGTGTAAACTGTCTTCATGTTTCACATGTCAACAAGCCAACAGCTTCAGATTCAACGTTTAAGTTTTGTGTTTTAAGTGGAGGTGATGATCAGTCACTTAActgtcttacatttgttttcACTACCACCCAAAATTTGGAACTTCTTAATTTGGAGGCAGATATCTCCCCATCAAGAAATATGGAAAATAGCATTTATTATTGTCAAATCCATAACCATCAGATGAGGCTTTTATCTGTTGATAAGATCAGCTCAGCTCACTCGTCTGCTGTCAAAGGTTTGTCATCTTAAGTTATGaacattactattattttatttttcccttttttgttGGCATGTGCAATCATTTCTATTGTCCTTCCATATGCATCCACATTCATTGACATTGGCTATTCTTACCACCTCAAATTGCCCACATACCAATATACTTTTGGTTTATGCTTGTAACATATAATGTAGTTCTCCCTCTATCcattttatcttattataagtattttctttttttggtcaatttgattaaattttgacctaactaaatatttgaaagtaaaaattacaaattatggCCATTGGAAAATGAAAGAAGACATAACAAACAAGATAATTGGAATATACTCTTACCATTTTATCTCATCTCACGTCATATTTACTACTACATATTTGAGAGTCAAATCAATTTTGAAGAGACATGAGAGCTGATTTGTGTTTGAGTTAATTGCTCTAGTTCATTAATGGCTTGTATAGTTGaagttttttattaaaaaacagATTTTCTTGGTTCAAGTGGCTTCCCTATAGTAGCCCCTtgcattattttgttatttagtcAAAGTGCATATTTTTACTAAGCTAAAATGCCCTTCCATTAACTACCATTCCTTCCAACTTCCAAGACTAAAATTCCATTTCTTACTTTCCCAAACGAATTGTTTGCATTCAAGGTTTGAACTGAACTTTTAGTGATTATATTAAATCTAATacacacccacacacacatatacaggTGTTTGGACAGATGGTAGATGGGTATTCTCCACTGGCCTTGATCAGCGTGTCAGATGTTGGAATATTGAACAAGGGAAACTTATTGAGCGTGCTCATCTAGTCATCAGTGTGCCAGAGCCTGAGGCGTTGGATGCTAGACCTTGTGACAGGTAACCGAATTGAATGGTCATTGATGACTGTTTTTGTGCACAACTCAATCCTATCTATTTCGTGTATGAAACCAAATAGGCAATTTTCTAGACGTACATTGATGCATTTGTTTGtgatattattactattattattatacccaGGGACCGCTATCAGATTGCAGTTGCTGGCAGA contains these protein-coding regions:
- the LOC116016710 gene encoding uncharacterized protein LOC116016710 isoform X2, with amino-acid sequence MKLILSVLPRVQFLMRLLTLSSFKRGGAWWFKFVIVWKLDSTNDVPAFGSPAVDNVNLTNEKGNHLPIQPYTAINLFRLIGHEGSIFRLAWSPDGSKIVSVSDDRSARVWILDESKCLQFSVEGPNQSVSSVLFGHTARVWDCCIFDHLIVTAGEDCTCRIWGLDGAQLNLIKEHIGRGVWRCAYHPDFSLLVTAGFDSAIKVHQLQTSPEFLGKIFGAQELSTYEKEAFKLSIPNSTEHVGHMDSKSEYVRCLHFSCEDSLYIATNNGYVYHAKLCHTGNASWTKLLHIGEDAPIVCMDMLSNRSDPSCGIDDWVAVGDGKGRMMIAHLAGDVCSPKVECSFTWSAEIERQLLGTYWSNSLGYRFIFTVDPRGRLKLWRLWNPQSSVSHVEADYRPELVSEFVSCVGMRIICLDASLEDEVLVCGDIRGNVLLFPLKKNLLYNSPITLEEDVSPLAFFKGAHGISTVCSVSIVGSSPSQLDIHSTGGDGCICYFEYDRNQKNLEFTGIKQVKELSTVQSVYSNADYNNKLPSGSYAIGFASSEFIIWNLSSERKVVQILCGGWRRPHSYYLGHSPEMKNCFAFVKDGIIYIHRYWVEENDREMYPKNLHLQFHGREIHSLSFIHPDPSYSPNGKQSYISESSWIATGCEDGTVRLTRYEAETESWLTSMLLGEHVGGSAVRSICSLSKIHRIMLKATDKSERVQQQMGNLEDQENLLLLISVGAKRVITAWKQKIRSIDQRIESQYCKHDNRDGSTSHGSSSKKFSPPLFQWLSSDMPTRNNNGIRENIPKIIGAVKNDQPFPSKDSQIESKSYLLDRSENDWRYLAVTAFLAKGSDSRTTVCFIVVASSDATLSLRALILPHRLWFDVALLTPLSSPVLALQHIIVPRHLLSEENIQIGDLYMVISGSTDGSIALWDLTDHVENFMQLLSTLEMEKGIDNQKRPRTGRGSQGGRWWRSLGSHASKKRPGGEQLSDPSLREKGENSSSLTTKKANDASLQNYDADCLAGCFHTKQSRHVSSEGNHNASLHRKEKTDVSSLDICEIGPLHVFNDMHQSGVNCLHVSHVNKPTASDSTFKFCVLSGGDDQSLNCLTFVFTTTQNLELLNLEADISPSRNMENSIYYCQIHNHQMRLLSVDKISSAHSSAVKGVWTDGRWVFSTGLDQRVRCWNIEQGKLIERAHLVISVPEPEALDARPCDRDRYQIAVAGRGMQMVEFYAPGKMNCGK
- the LOC116016710 gene encoding uncharacterized protein LOC116016710 isoform X1 gives rise to the protein MIEHKEEDWCLRRGQYLGEISALCFLHLPPHLSSLPYLLAGTGSQILVYDLASGLIIRSFEVFDGVRVHGISLGPFSDHSSDSTTVTFKIAVFGERRVKLFSLLINSLAHPRESLHLSLTLMQSLPRLGHWVLDVAFFHGNQWLAIGCSDNSVYFWDMLRCKVLSQVSCSERCLLYSMRIWGNEVDSLRVASGTIFNEVIVWKLDSTNDVPAFGSPAVDNVNLTNEKGNHLPIQPYTAINLFRLIGHEGSIFRLAWSPDGSKIVSVSDDRSARVWILDESKCLQFSVEGPNQSVSSVLFGHTARVWDCCIFDHLIVTAGEDCTCRIWGLDGAQLNLIKEHIGRGVWRCAYHPDFSLLVTAGFDSAIKVHQLQTSPEFLGKIFGAQELSTYEKEAFKLSIPNSTEHVGHMDSKSEYVRCLHFSCEDSLYIATNNGYVYHAKLCHTGNASWTKLLHIGEDAPIVCMDMLSNRSDPSCGIDDWVAVGDGKGRMMIAHLAGDVCSPKVECSFTWSAEIERQLLGTYWSNSLGYRFIFTVDPRGRLKLWRLWNPQSSVSHVEADYRPELVSEFVSCVGMRIICLDASLEDEVLVCGDIRGNVLLFPLKKNLLYNSPITLEEDVSPLAFFKGAHGISTVCSVSIVGSSPSQLDIHSTGGDGCICYFEYDRNQKNLEFTGIKQVKELSTVQSVYSNADYNNKLPSGSYAIGFASSEFIIWNLSSERKVVQILCGGWRRPHSYYLGHSPEMKNCFAFVKDGIIYIHRYWVEENDREMYPKNLHLQFHGREIHSLSFIHPDPSYSPNGKQSYISESSWIATGCEDGTVRLTRYEAETESWLTSMLLGEHVGGSAVRSICSLSKIHRIMLKATDKSERVQQQMGNLEDQENLLLLISVGAKRVITAWKQKIRSIDQRIESQYCKHDNRDGSTSHGSSSKKFSPPLFQWLSSDMPTRNNNGIRENIPKIIGAVKNDQPFPSKDSQIESKSYLLDRSENDWRYLAVTAFLAKGSDSRTTVCFIVVASSDATLSLRALILPHRLWFDVALLTPLSSPVLALQHIIVPRHLLSEENIQIGDLYMVISGSTDGSIALWDLTDHVENFMQLLSTLEMEKGIDNQKRPRTGRGSQGGRWWRSLGSHASKKRPGGEQLSDPSLREKGENSSSLTTKKANDASLQNYDADCLAGCFHTKQSRHVSSEGNHNASLHRKEKTDVSSLDICEIGPLHVFNDMHQSGVNCLHVSHVNKPTASDSTFKFCVLSGGDDQSLNCLTFVFTTTQNLELLNLEADISPSRNMENSIYYCQIHNHQMRLLSVDKISSAHSSAVKGVWTDGRWVFSTGLDQRVRCWNIEQGKLIERAHLVISVPEPEALDARPCDRDRYQIAVAGRGMQMVEFYAPGKMNCGK
- the LOC116016710 gene encoding uncharacterized protein LOC116016710 isoform X3: MRIWGNEVDSLRVASGTIFNEVIVWKLDSTNDVPAFGSPAVDNVNLTNEKGNHLPIQPYTAINLFRLIGHEGSIFRLAWSPDGSKIVSVSDDRSARVWILDESKCLQFSVEGPNQSVSSVLFGHTARVWDCCIFDHLIVTAGEDCTCRIWGLDGAQLNLIKEHIGRGVWRCAYHPDFSLLVTAGFDSAIKVHQLQTSPEFLGKIFGAQELSTYEKEAFKLSIPNSTEHVGHMDSKSEYVRCLHFSCEDSLYIATNNGYVYHAKLCHTGNASWTKLLHIGEDAPIVCMDMLSNRSDPSCGIDDWVAVGDGKGRMMIAHLAGDVCSPKVECSFTWSAEIERQLLGTYWSNSLGYRFIFTVDPRGRLKLWRLWNPQSSVSHVEADYRPELVSEFVSCVGMRIICLDASLEDEVLVCGDIRGNVLLFPLKKNLLYNSPITLEEDVSPLAFFKGAHGISTVCSVSIVGSSPSQLDIHSTGGDGCICYFEYDRNQKNLEFTGIKQVKELSTVQSVYSNADYNNKLPSGSYAIGFASSEFIIWNLSSERKVVQILCGGWRRPHSYYLGHSPEMKNCFAFVKDGIIYIHRYWVEENDREMYPKNLHLQFHGREIHSLSFIHPDPSYSPNGKQSYISESSWIATGCEDGTVRLTRYEAETESWLTSMLLGEHVGGSAVRSICSLSKIHRIMLKATDKSERVQQQMGNLEDQENLLLLISVGAKRVITAWKQKIRSIDQRIESQYCKHDNRDGSTSHGSSSKKFSPPLFQWLSSDMPTRNNNGIRENIPKIIGAVKNDQPFPSKDSQIESKSYLLDRSENDWRYLAVTAFLAKGSDSRTTVCFIVVASSDATLSLRALILPHRLWFDVALLTPLSSPVLALQHIIVPRHLLSEENIQIGDLYMVISGSTDGSIALWDLTDHVENFMQLLSTLEMEKGIDNQKRPRTGRGSQGGRWWRSLGSHASKKRPGGEQLSDPSLREKGENSSSLTTKKANDASLQNYDADCLAGCFHTKQSRHVSSEGNHNASLHRKEKTDVSSLDICEIGPLHVFNDMHQSGVNCLHVSHVNKPTASDSTFKFCVLSGGDDQSLNCLTFVFTTTQNLELLNLEADISPSRNMENSIYYCQIHNHQMRLLSVDKISSAHSSAVKGVWTDGRWVFSTGLDQRVRCWNIEQGKLIERAHLVISVPEPEALDARPCDRDRYQIAVAGRGMQMVEFYAPGKMNCGK